One window from the genome of Gimesia sp. encodes:
- a CDS encoding cold shock and DUF1294 domain-containing protein, translating to MRSQGIITHWDDEKGFGFITPQDDGTAVFVHISAFTRTARRPQTGDPVSYETTPGKDGKPKAEHVRFSDQSLVKSLCSAPAVLFTVLFICFLLVSVYFNRLSWLALVAYGAASVITFIAYAWDKSAAQRGKWRTAEATLHLMSLVGGWPGALAAQRLLRHKSSKQKFLVVYWLTIFLNVAAIGYVVWHSDFGLIN from the coding sequence ATGCGTTCACAGGGAATAATCACACACTGGGATGATGAAAAAGGCTTTGGCTTTATCACACCCCAAGACGACGGCACCGCGGTCTTCGTGCACATCAGCGCTTTCACTCGAACTGCACGCCGGCCGCAGACAGGCGATCCTGTTTCGTACGAAACCACCCCGGGCAAAGACGGTAAACCCAAGGCGGAGCATGTCCGTTTTTCAGATCAGTCCCTGGTCAAGAGTCTGTGCAGCGCTCCCGCTGTTCTGTTTACGGTACTCTTTATCTGCTTTCTATTGGTCTCTGTTTATTTCAACCGGCTCTCCTGGCTGGCGCTGGTGGCATACGGTGCCGCGAGCGTGATCACATTTATCGCCTACGCCTGGGATAAATCAGCGGCCCAACGGGGAAAATGGCGGACAGCAGAAGCGACCCTGCACTTGATGTCACTGGTAGGAGGCTGGCCCGGCGCACTGGCCGCACAACGCCTGCTGCGACACAAATCCAGCAAACAGAAATTCTTAGTCGTCTACTGGCTGACCATCTTCCTGAACGTGGCAGCAATAGGCTATGTAGTCTGGCACAGTGATTTCGGTTTGATCAATTAA